From the genome of Bactrocera oleae isolate idBacOlea1 chromosome 2, idBacOlea1, whole genome shotgun sequence, one region includes:
- the LOC106623411 gene encoding uncharacterized protein yields MFNMSDSVKFLFFVVLCLVICDNTLGAQRKCAEYNEYCQEHWECCSNTCLTYSYRCIGKRRPGPLYERPSMTFDELLGSIAEVNMVHDNALTQPQNGSGNAGKAKLALKSLLNVRRGWGVETVEPVLQERFAAVQTRSDIADTSNGPDYIFFVLQPQNMPRNPKPKQLEQQTEIAQDAPTEPQPTEALPNVKAEVEKAATADGESPATTPTQCRAIGEKCYRHEECCTQRCHGFLHQCVT; encoded by the exons ATGTTTAATATGAGCGATTCAGTGAAGTttcttttctttgttgttttgtgtttgGTGATTTGTGATAACACCTTGGGAGCGCAAAGAAAATGCGCCGAATACAATGAATAT TGTCAAGAGCATTGGGAATGCTGTTCGAATACTTGTTTAACTTACTCTTACCGTTGCATTGGCAAGCGGCGCCCCGGTCCACTTTACGAGCGTCCCAGCATGACATTCGACGAGCTGCTAGGAAGTATAGCTGAGGTCAACATGGTGCATGATAATGCTCTCACGCAACCGCAAAATGGCAGTGGCAATGCAGGAAAAGCTAAGCTAGCACTGAAAAGTTTGCTCAACGTTAGGCGCGGGTGGGGCGTTGAAACGGTGGAGCCAGTTTTGCAGGAACGTTTCGCCGCGGTTCAAACGCGCAGCGACATTGCAGACACTTCAAATGGGCCAGATTACATATTCTTTGTTTTGCAACCGCAAAATATGCCGCGAAACCCGAAGCCGAAACAGTTGGAACAGCAAACAGAAATAGCACAAGACGCGCCAACAGAACCTCAGCCAACTGAGGCTTTACCAAATGTGAAAGCAGAAGTTGAGAAAGCTGCTACAGCTGATGGTGAGTCGCCGGCAACAACACCGACTCAGTGCAGAGCAATTGGCGAGAAG TGTTATCGCCATGAAGAGTGCTGCACCCAACGCTGTCATGGCTTCTTACACCAGTGCGTTACATAG